The Ciconia boyciana chromosome 2, ASM3463844v1, whole genome shotgun sequence genome has a segment encoding these proteins:
- the LOC140648190 gene encoding C-C chemokine receptor type 8-like, which translates to MNPTSQFLSTTGYDYGYDENTAPCTEGNSFRRFKSFFLPILYCLVFVFCLLGNSLVLWVLLTRKRLTTMTDICLLNLAASDLLFVVPLPFQAHYASDQWVFGNTMCKIMAGIYYTGFYSSIFFITLMSIDRYVAIVHAVYAMRIRRASCGIIISLILWLVAGLASVPNIMFNQQMEIEQSVQCVPTYPPGGNTWKVASQFAANILGLLIPLSILICCYAQILKNLQKCKNRNKIKAIKMIFIIVIVFFLFWTPFNIALFLDSLQSLHIINDCKASYQIALALQLTETISFIHCCLNPVIYAFAGVTFKAHLKVLLQPCVRVLSSPVRGAGAGLSFSAPTQLSGSSDSAGVL; encoded by the coding sequence ATGAATCCCACAAGCCAGTTCCTCAGCACAACAGGATATGACTATGGATATGATGAAAACACTGCTCCGTGTACTGAAGGAAACAGCTTTCGCAGGTTCAAATCCTTCTTTCTGCCAATCCTTTACTGCCTGGTGTTTGTCTTCTGCCTTCTGGGAAACTCCTTGGTCCTTTGGGTTCTCCTGACCAGGAAAAGGCTGACAACGATGACTGACATCTGCCTGCTGAACCTTGCAGCCTCCGATCTCCTCTTCGTTGTGCCTCTTCCTTTCCAAGCCCACTACGCTTCAGACCAGTGGGTTTTTGGCAACACTATGTGCAAGATAATGGCTGGCATTTATTACACAGGTTTTTatagcagtattttctttataacCCTCATGAGCATAGACAGGTATGTAGCAATTGTCCATGCTGTCTATGCCATGAGGATACGGAGAGCCTCTTGTGGCATAATTATCAGTTTAATCCTGTGGCTGGTGGCTGGCTTGGCTTCTGTACCCAACATCATGTTCAACCAGCAGATGGAAATCGAGCAGTCTGTGCAGTGTGTCCCCACATACCCCCCAGGCGGCAATACCTGGAAGGTCGCTTCTCAGTTTGCAGCCAATATCTTAGGCCTCTTGATTCCCCTTAGCATCCTCATTTGCTGCTATGCCCAGATACtgaaaaacctgcaaaaatgcaaaaatcgGAACAAGATCAAGGCGATCAAGATGATTTTCATCATCgtcattgttttcttcctcttctggaCTCCCTTCAACATTGCACTGTTCCTAGACTCCCTGCAGAGCCTGCACATCATCAATGACTGCAAGGCGAGCTACCAGATagccctggccctgcagctgACGGAAACCATCTCCTTCATCCACTGCTGCCTGAACCCCGTGATCTACGCCTTCGCCGGAGTGACGTTCAAGGCCCATCTTAAAGTACTACTTCAGCCCTGTGTCCGTGTCCTCTCCAGCCCTGTcagaggtgctggggctggtcTGTCGTTTTCAGCACCCACCCAGCTCTCCGGCAGCTCTGACAGCGCAGGGGTCCTGTGA